Below is a window of Clostridium sp. JN-1 DNA.
GCTTTTGCATAACATTCATCATATACTTGTCCTGCTTGAATAACCTCAGCACCATATCCTCTTGTTGCTTGTACCTTTGCTTGTGGTGCAGTCTCAGGCATAACTATAGTAGATTTAACTCCAAAAGTTGTTGCAGCATATGCAACTCCTTGTGCATGGTTTCCAGCTGAAGATGCTATAACTCCTTTTTTCTTTTCTTCTTCAGTTAAATTTACTAATTTATTATAAGCTCCTCTTAATTTAAAAGCTCCAGTTTTTTGTTTATTCTCACATTTTAAATACAAATTACAATTACATTCTTTAGAGAAAGTGCTAGTATAAAACAATGGAGTTTTTCTAGCTACCTTCTTAATATTTTGTTGTGCCTGTTTAATTCTTTCTAAATTTAATTCCATGAGTACCCCTCCCAATTAATGTTTAATATTATTGAAAATTATAATATTTGAATAATAGTACGCTTAAAGTTTAATTTAAGAATTAAATATTGCATTTAAACTAATTAATATGTCAGAAAACGATATCATTCGACTTATAAAAACCTATATTTGTTTTTTCACAAAACACTTATTTTACGCTTTGTATGTCAGCATCAATCAATTCCCCAAAAAACATATCTACTTTCTGATAACTGCAATATTTTCAAGTCGTAATACTTTAATGATTTCTTATTTCTACTTTATTCTACCATATTTATTTCTTTAAAACAATTGTTTTTTCTCATAATTAACTTTAAAAATATTACTTGTTCTAAAAAATGAAGCATTTATTGCATATTATGCTAAAAATGCCGAAATAAATGTTATTTTTTTTGATAAGTGTTAAAATTATTATCAAATTAATATAGAGCTTTTTTAATTTGCAGAAATTTCTTAGTTATAATTATCATTATATAATTATTTTTATTCTAAAGTATGCTAAAATATCTTTAATATATACGGAAACTGACTAGAAAGTTAACTTATACACTAAAATATATTGGTAACATCCTCAAAGGACGGGATACAGATGCGAAATCTCTGCTAACTTATATAAATTTAAAGATTCTTTTGCGTTAGCAAAAAATCAACTTTCATTGTCCTTTGTCCTCTGTCCTATGTCCCCTGTGGTAAAGGTTTATGTAAATCAAAAAGTTATTTTTAAACTGGTAGGTGTATGTATGCAGAAAATAATTTTTCTTGTTGATATGGATGCTTTCTTTATAAGTTGTGAATCAACTCGCCATCCTGAACTCATTAAAAAACCTGCTGCAGTAGCAGGCGATCCTAAAAAACGATCAGGTATAATTTTGACAGCAAATTATGCTGCCCGAAAATATGGTATAAAAACCACAATGGTCTTAAATAAAGCATTAAAGTTATGCTCAAATTTAATCATCCTTCCCCCAGATTTAGAGTTTTACAAACAAAAATCTAAAGAGGTAATAGAAATTCTTGCACGTTATACTCCTATAATAGAACAAAATAGCATAGATGAAGCGTGGCTTGATATGACAGGTTCAGAAGGCTTATTTGGAGAACCTTTAAAATCTGCAAAACTTATTTCAAATCAAATTAAAAATGAGCTTGGATTAAGTTCATCAATAGGAATATCTGAAAATAAATTTTTATCAAAAATGGCTTCTGATATCAAAAAGCCTGGAGGAATTACTGAGCTTTGGCAAAAAAATATAAAAGAAAAATTGTGGCCTCTGCCGATTAAATCTATGTATGGAGTTGGAAGACAAACTTCTTCTAAGCTAGAAAGTATCGGTATCAAAACTATAGGAGAACTTGCTAATTCAGATAAAAGCAGACTAATAAAGAAGCTTGGTAAAATTGGTACTCAAATTTACCTGCTGGCAAATGGAATTGATACTTCTCATGTTAAACCACACTCACATGATGAAATGAAATCAATTGGTAAGTCAATAACACTTCCAGAAGACATAACAAGCATTAAAACTGCAAATATGATTTTAATGCGGCTTTCTGATGAAGTTTCCAGGTCGGCTAGAAAGCATGGAAAAAAAGGTCATATAGTACAAATTGTAGTTAAGTACTATGACTTCAAAGTTATAACTAGACAAAAAACTATACCTCAAACTTGTATTGCAAAAGAAATTTACTCAGCTAGTGCTGAATTACTTAAAAATAACTGGAATGAACAAATCCCACTAAGACTTCTTGGAATAAGTCTTAGTGGATTTGAAAATGAGAGTACTGCACATCAAATATCAATGTTTGAAATATCTGATACCGAAAATGCAGAAGATAATTCAATCAAAACTTACAAATTAGAATCTACAATTGATAAGATACGAAGTAAATATGGGAATTCCATAATTGATCGTGCCATATTCTTAGATAATAATCATTGGAAGAAAAAATAAGAATATAATTGTAATTTTAGAAAATACTAAATACATAATATTCAAAAGCAGGTGGATCAATATGATTGTAATATATCACGATGTTGGTGGTGCTCATTCTACAGTTGCAGCAGCAAATATACATATTGGAAAGCTTCCAATGGATAGGGTTCCCGATACAAAAGAATTAATTAGTTTACCAACTTTCGATAAAATTACAAAGGACGAACTTGGTCATTTGATTTATATTGGGAAGGATGAATTCAATACAAAGGTATATACCTTAGGAAGAAAATATGCTCCAAACATAGTAATACCTGCTATTCAAGATATGTGCTCTATTTGTAACAAAGATAGCAAAGAACTTTTAATTATTGATACAAAACCAACAGTTAACTTTCTCATGAACGTAGGAGGGTTTACTTCAAGAAAATTACACTTAGTGAGTATTGGAAGACCAATAGTATTAAAAGGCACTCAGCAAGCTTATATGGATATAGTAAAGTTGGTTCAAGGCGTGAAAAGCACTTTAAAGTTATCTATAAAATGAATTAATATGTTCTTATAATTTAACTTTGCATTAATTTACGATATTGTGGTTATAATATCAAATATATGTCACACTTCCTTATTAAATTAATAAAAGTAGATGCATTAACAGCATCTACTTTTATGTTTAAAAAATTAAAACATATAAAAACTAATATTATTTTTTTCAATAGGCATAATAGAGTTACAGCAATAAAACT
It encodes the following:
- the dinB gene encoding DNA polymerase IV; this translates as MQKIIFLVDMDAFFISCESTRHPELIKKPAAVAGDPKKRSGIILTANYAARKYGIKTTMVLNKALKLCSNLIILPPDLEFYKQKSKEVIEILARYTPIIEQNSIDEAWLDMTGSEGLFGEPLKSAKLISNQIKNELGLSSSIGISENKFLSKMASDIKKPGGITELWQKNIKEKLWPLPIKSMYGVGRQTSSKLESIGIKTIGELANSDKSRLIKKLGKIGTQIYLLANGIDTSHVKPHSHDEMKSIGKSITLPEDITSIKTANMILMRLSDEVSRSARKHGKKGHIVQIVVKYYDFKVITRQKTIPQTCIAKEIYSASAELLKNNWNEQIPLRLLGISLSGFENESTAHQISMFEISDTENAEDNSIKTYKLESTIDKIRSKYGNSIIDRAIFLDNNHWKKK
- a CDS encoding DUF3189 family protein, whose amino-acid sequence is MIVIYHDVGGAHSTVAAANIHIGKLPMDRVPDTKELISLPTFDKITKDELGHLIYIGKDEFNTKVYTLGRKYAPNIVIPAIQDMCSICNKDSKELLIIDTKPTVNFLMNVGGFTSRKLHLVSIGRPIVLKGTQQAYMDIVKLVQGVKSTLKLSIK